In Amaranthus tricolor cultivar Red isolate AtriRed21 chromosome 3, ASM2621246v1, whole genome shotgun sequence, a single window of DNA contains:
- the LOC130809108 gene encoding organelle RRM domain-containing protein 6, chloroplastic isoform X3 has product MIVSLKSEVWKQKLPRKEHCSWRSSLYCSSEFFDSPYPYFCSRFNGYGGMPTSCPCIVACVSSSTPSTSSKSYRLYVSGLSFRTTQESLRNAFEKFGQLVEVNLVMDKIAKRPRGFAFLRYETEEEAKKAIEGMHGKFLDGRVIFVEVAKPRSGIHKRQQTS; this is encoded by the exons ATGATAGTCTCACTAAAAAGTGAAGTTTGGAAGCAAAAATTACCTAGAAAAGAACATTGTTCTTGGCGATCTTCTTTGTATTGTTCTTCTGAGTTTTTTGATTCACCGTATCCTTACTTCTGCTCTCGTTTCAATGGCTATGGAGGAATGCCCACAAGCTGTCCGTGTATTGTTGCTTGTGTCTCATCATCAACCCCTTCTACTTCATCAAAGTCCTATAGACTCTATGTCAGTG GTCTCTCCTTCCGCACAACTCAAGAAAGTTTACGAAACGCTTTTGAAAAGTTTGGCCAACTTGTGGAAG TGAACCTCGTGATGGATAAGATTGCAAAGAGACCAAGGGGCTTTGCTTTCCTCCGTTATGAAACTGAAGAGGAGGCTAAGAAAGCCATTGAAGGAATGCATGGAAAG TTTCTTGATGGCAGGGTAATATTTGTGGAAGTAGCTAAACCCAGGTCTGGTATCCACAAGAGACAACAGACATCTTGA
- the LOC130809108 gene encoding organelle RRM domain-containing protein 6, chloroplastic isoform X1, with protein sequence MTGATRFLSGPCIITLQKHELNKRSPRKEQFSQLILSKFQMIVSLKSEVWKQKLPRKEHCSWRSSLYCSSEFFDSPYPYFCSRFNGYGGMPTSCPCIVACVSSSTPSTSSKSYRLYVSGLSFRTTQESLRNAFEKFGQLVEVNLVMDKIAKRPRGFAFLRYETEEEAKKAIEGMHGKFLDGRVIFVEVAKPRSGIHKRQQTS encoded by the exons ATGACAGGGGCAACAAGATTTCTCAGTGGTCCTTGTATCATCACATTGCAAAAACATGAATTGAATAAGAGATCACCAAGAAAAGAACAGTTTTCTCAGCTTATTCTTTCAAAATTTCAGATGATAGTCTCACTAAAAAGTGAAGTTTGGAAGCAAAAATTACCTAGAAAAGAACATTGTTCTTGGCGATCTTCTTTGTATTGTTCTTCTGAGTTTTTTGATTCACCGTATCCTTACTTCTGCTCTCGTTTCAATGGCTATGGAGGAATGCCCACAAGCTGTCCGTGTATTGTTGCTTGTGTCTCATCATCAACCCCTTCTACTTCATCAAAGTCCTATAGACTCTATGTCAGTG GTCTCTCCTTCCGCACAACTCAAGAAAGTTTACGAAACGCTTTTGAAAAGTTTGGCCAACTTGTGGAAG TGAACCTCGTGATGGATAAGATTGCAAAGAGACCAAGGGGCTTTGCTTTCCTCCGTTATGAAACTGAAGAGGAGGCTAAGAAAGCCATTGAAGGAATGCATGGAAAG TTTCTTGATGGCAGGGTAATATTTGTGGAAGTAGCTAAACCCAGGTCTGGTATCCACAAGAGACAACAGACATCTTGA
- the LOC130809108 gene encoding organelle RRM domain-containing protein 2, mitochondrial isoform X2: MTGATRFLSGPCIITLQKHELNKRSPRKEQFSQLILSKFQMIVSLKSEVWKQKLPRKEHCSWRSSLYCSSEFFDSPYPYFCSRFNGYGGMPTSCPCIVACVSSSTPSTSSKSYRLYVSGLSFRTTQESLRNAFEKFGQLVEVNLVMDKIAKRPRGFAFLRYETEEEAKKAIEGMHGKGNICGSS; this comes from the exons ATGACAGGGGCAACAAGATTTCTCAGTGGTCCTTGTATCATCACATTGCAAAAACATGAATTGAATAAGAGATCACCAAGAAAAGAACAGTTTTCTCAGCTTATTCTTTCAAAATTTCAGATGATAGTCTCACTAAAAAGTGAAGTTTGGAAGCAAAAATTACCTAGAAAAGAACATTGTTCTTGGCGATCTTCTTTGTATTGTTCTTCTGAGTTTTTTGATTCACCGTATCCTTACTTCTGCTCTCGTTTCAATGGCTATGGAGGAATGCCCACAAGCTGTCCGTGTATTGTTGCTTGTGTCTCATCATCAACCCCTTCTACTTCATCAAAGTCCTATAGACTCTATGTCAGTG GTCTCTCCTTCCGCACAACTCAAGAAAGTTTACGAAACGCTTTTGAAAAGTTTGGCCAACTTGTGGAAG TGAACCTCGTGATGGATAAGATTGCAAAGAGACCAAGGGGCTTTGCTTTCCTCCGTTATGAAACTGAAGAGGAGGCTAAGAAAGCCATTGAAGGAATGCATGGAAAG GGTAATATTTGTGGAAGTAGCTAA
- the LOC130809107 gene encoding uncharacterized protein LOC130809107: MTMFHFFNCAILTFGPHFVYYSATPLSEYDTIGTSIKTAIVYLVTALVKLVCLATFLKVSDSENFDPYQELLKASIGFIDVAGLYFALTQLTHRNISQNHKFQAVGLGWAFADAVLHRLAPLWVGARGLEFTWDYILQGLEANANLVLTISLAALGSLMWLRKNKPKTLIPIIYLCAGIVATMPSITSYLRRGMGWQFPEVVGFQLVTSLLIAFISWQLFAACQRPSF, encoded by the exons ATGACGATGTTTCACTTCTTCAATTGTGCTATCTTGACATTCGGCCCTCATTTCGTTTACTATTCCGCTACTCCTTT ATCCGAGTATGACACAATTGGGACATCTATCAAGACTGCCATTGTTTATCTTGTTACGGCTTTAGTGAAG CTTGTTTGTTTGGCAACCTTTCTGAAGGTATCAGATAGTGAAAACTTTGATCCATATCAG GAACTCTTAAAAGCATCAATCGGTTTTATAGATGTTGCGGGGCTATACTTCGCCCTGACTCAACTGACACACAGGAATATCTCCCAAAATCACAAATTTCAAGCTGTTGGTCTTG GATGGGCTTTTGCCGATGCGGTTTTGCATAGATTAGCGCCTCTTTGGGTGGGTGCCAGGGGATTGGAATTTACCTGGGATTACATCCTCCAGGGTCTCGAAGCAAATGCCAATCTG GTATTGACTATATCTCTTGCTGCGTTGGGGTCATTGATGTGGCTCAGGAAAAACAAGCCGAAGACACTGAtacctattatatatttatgtgcTGGTATAGTAGCCACCATGCCGTCTATCACAAG CTATTTGCGGCGTGGTATGGGATGGCAGTTTCCTGAAGTTGTTGGCTTTCAGTTGGTCACTTCTTTGTTGATCGCTTTCATTAGCTGGCAACTCTTTGCCGCATGTCAAAGACCATCGTTTTAA